The Drosophila subobscura isolate 14011-0131.10 chromosome A, UCBerk_Dsub_1.0, whole genome shotgun sequence genome includes the window TCTCTCCGCTTGCCTGCTCAAGTCCATTTGCACTCTGACCTTCAAGGCAAGCGACAACGTGAGGAAGCACCAGGCTCATGCCTCCGACTTGGACCACGTGCTGGAAGCAGCCACCAACTGGTCTTGGCTCCTCACCTGGCTGCGGCTGGACTCCACTCTTCGAGAGGCCTTCGAGGCTGGCAAGGATCCCAGGCCACAGCACTGCGCCTCCAAGTATCCCCACTGCAAATGGGCAGCCCCAGAAGAGCGACTGATGGATCTGCTGCAAAACAATGTCCAGTTCAAGTGATCGAAAGCgggagagctgagagagcggaAAAGAGTCATCGATCCTCCACTTATCACTCTTTAATAAATAATCGCCAAATACAACCCCAAATACCCCTCTCCGCACTCGATGTAAAAGGGGAAAACCTTCTGTGGATTAGCTCTGTATCCAGACTGGACTTCTCTCTGGTGGTTTCTGTTCATTCGATGGAATAATCCCGCTTTAGCTGTCGCTTCCCTCCCGGAGCCATCATTTTCTGTTGGATGTGGCACTCGAACCTTCTGTTTATTATTACCTTTGTCTCGTACTCCTTCCTCTCTTTGGGACTCATCTGGTGCCACTTTTCGGCTGCCTTCTGCACCAACCTCCTCTCGCAGCGAGATGCAAAGTGGCGAAGGAAATTCGTGAATGGGCTGTTCGATTGGTTACTGTGTCGAGTTGGTGTCTGCTGCCTCTTCGGACTAGATGGTGCTTTGGGGGCCTTCTTTGGCCTGGCCATTGCTTGctaattcataaataaatacacggCTAATTTCGCATTGAACTGGGAACTTCGATTGTAATCTAGATACAATTTGGAGTACTCTGGAAATAATCTCTACCTTCTCAAAGCCAGCTTGGAATCTAAATAAGTTAATCAACTATCCGAACAGTGGTTCGGGGGTGTGTTGGGGGATCTCTAAATTGATTCCCAGCGAGCTGCTACACTCGTAGTATGCGTATTCCGGGCTGAAGTCAATTGGCTACGCCTTGGCTGCCCCTCCGCAACAATGTCAATGTCAGTGGAGCGAGTGGAGGCTGCTGGGATTTGGCATGGATCATCAATCATTTGGGATGTGCTTGTGAGGTTCACCCATGATTGATAGCTGCTATCGGATGGGTTCGTTAAGTGAGTGGCGACTTCTTGTGTGACAGATTGCTGATTCCAAGTCGAGACAGCGACTCGTTGCTCCCATTCATGGAGAGCATTTTGGGGCACACTTTGCCAAGCGTAGGGCCAGTGCAATTGTTGACCTTTGGCTGTTATGAGAATAAAGCTCGGTGGCTAATTCGATAATGGGTCGCCCCACACGCCACAAGCTTCGTTGCGACATCGCTGACACGCAACGCCAAGCCAGAGACAGGGGAGAACCCAGCACCTAAGCACAGATcagagagcacagagcacagagcacggAGCACTCCGCTCAGTGATTCGTGTACCTGCGACATGATTGGAtcattgctgctggctgtgtgcaCATTTGGGGCGCTGCTTTATGGCTTTCTGGTGTGGAACTTTGGCCACTGGCGTCGGCGGGGTGTCAGGGAGCCGcgggcgctgccgctgctgggctCGTTCCCCAACATGGTCTGGCCACGGCAGCACTTTACCATGGACATGCGGGATCTGTACATGTGAGTGGCagccagagcacagagagagagagagagtccagTCATCCCCGGAGCTAATCTCTTGCAGGAAATACCGCGAAACGGATAGCTACATTGGCACGTATCTGCTGAGATCAccgaagttgctgctgctggagccgcGGCTGGTCTATGAGGTGTTTGTCAGTGCCTTTCGGCACTTCGAGGACAACGATGCTGCCCGCATGGTGGACACGGGCAAGGATGTGCTCGTCTGCTGCAATCCGTTCGTGCTGCTGGGCAACGAGTGGCGCCAGCAGCGCGCAATCTTCTCCAGTCTGCTGACCAACGGACGCATTCGCACCACCCACGCCATCATGCAGCGCGTCTGTCGCGATTTGTGCGACTTTATTGGCAGGGAATCGCTCAGGGGAGAGCCCCAGGATGGCATGGATGTGAGCTGGTGGAAGCTCTCCACGCACTGATGAACTTCATCCGAATCTCTCGCTTCTTGCAGCTCGGCCTGCGCTTCACCGGCGACAGCCTCTTCGATTGTGTGCTGGGCATTCAGGCGCGCTGCTTCAGCGACTCCCCGCTGCCCGTGATCCGGCACAATCGGGAGATGTCCAACGAGAATCCCGGCCTGGCCATTGCCGGCGCCCTCAACGGCCTGTTTCCACGCCTGCCCCGCTGGCTGCGGCCCAAGATCTTTCCGCGCTCCTACGATCGCTTCTTCGGGGATCTCATCCAGCAGGCCTTCCGCCTGAGACGCGGGCAGCACCAGGAGCGGAATGACTTCATCAATCACCTGCTGGCCCTCAAGCGGGAGCACGGACTCACCGAGCCGCAGCTCACATCGCATGCCATGACCTTTATGTTTGATGGCCTGGACACCACCTCCTCGACCATCTcccactgcctgctgctggtaagCAAAGTAAACACTTGCGAGGGGGAGTTGGCCCTTGAATactcttctgttgctgttgctgttgcagctgggACGATATCCGGAGTGCCAGCAGCGGCTGTGCGAGGAGCTGGACAAGGCCAGTCCCACGAAGGAGCTGCCCGACTTGGATGCGCTGAATGATTTGCCCTATCTGAGTGCCTGCTTCAATGGTGAGTGCCACAAGGGACTCAGAGATTACCCCTAATGGCGTGCGTCTTCCCAGAGAGCTTGCGCATCTATCCCGCTGGCGGATGGGCCTCAAAGACCTGCACCGAGGCCTACAAGCTGCAGggcagccaccacagccaGCCGCTGCAGATGCTGCCGGGCGACAACATCATGATACCCATCTATGGGCTGCACCACGATCCACAGTTCTACCCAGAGCCGGAGGAATTCCGACCCGAGCGCTTCCTGGACGGTGGCCTCAAGCGCTACAAGCAAATGGGCGTCTTCCTGGGCTTTGGCAATGGACCGCGCCAGTGCGTCGGAATGCGTCTGGGCCTGGCCCAGGCCAAGGCTGCTCTGGCGGCCATTGTGCAGCGCTTCGAGGTGCGAGTCAATCCACGCACCGCCGACGGTCTCGAACTGGATCCGTACATCTTTGTGGGCTGCCACAAGGGCGGCATCTG containing:
- the LOC117896212 gene encoding probable cytochrome P450 28c1; the encoded protein is MIGSLLLAVCTFGALLYGFLVWNFGHWRRRGVREPRALPLLGSFPNMVWPRQHFTMDMRDLYMKYRETDSYIGTYLLRSPKLLLLEPRLVYEVFVSAFRHFEDNDAARMVDTGKDVLVCCNPFVLLGNEWRQQRAIFSSLLTNGRIRTTHAIMQRVCRDLCDFIGRESLRGEPQDGMDLGLRFTGDSLFDCVLGIQARCFSDSPLPVIRHNREMSNENPGLAIAGALNGLFPRLPRWLRPKIFPRSYDRFFGDLIQQAFRLRRGQHQERNDFINHLLALKREHGLTEPQLTSHAMTFMFDGLDTTSSTISHCLLLLGRYPECQQRLCEELDKASPTKELPDLDALNDLPYLSACFNESLRIYPAGGWASKTCTEAYKLQGSHHSQPLQMLPGDNIMIPIYGLHHDPQFYPEPEEFRPERFLDGGLKRYKQMGVFLGFGNGPRQCVGMRLGLAQAKAALAAIVQRFEVRVNPRTADGLELDPYIFVGCHKGGIWLDFVARQL